The following nucleotide sequence is from Aedes aegypti strain LVP_AGWG chromosome 3, AaegL5.0 Primary Assembly, whole genome shotgun sequence.
TAGTAGCATCGTTCGAAATCGCTCTGTATCGGAAGTGTTGATATCCGTGGCAATTTTATCGTTAAGTTTGAATTTGGCTTCAATTTATTCTGGAAAGTATGCAAGTCTGCGAACAATCCCTATGCATAAGCCAGCAATTGACTCCAAGGAAGACTTGGCTAAGAGTGGAATGCATTGGCTGCAAGTACACGAAGCTTGGTCTTATGATTTTCGTCTATCTGAGAACGTAAGCTATGATCGAAACACTCATACCCAATGCGTGTTACACATCCTTATTTTTTCAGCCAACGGAGGTAAATCTTCGTTCCACTTTTCAAGTATACCCGGTTCAAAAACTTCACCAAATGGCCAACGAAGGAAACTCAGCGTTTGCCTTGGCACGACTTCACAACGGTCACCTGATGCTGGGCGATTGGATCAACGCGGATAACATTcacaagtaccgtaaaacggggtaactttgataatgcgggtaactttgatagtgcgagacccacaacatattaaatgaaataacgaagtttctgttaatcagttaagcaaaacaaatgcaaaagtaaagagtattagtatgacacttcatgtcaaagctattttcattggaatcaagtgcatttgaggctttttatacaaatattaaaaattgacacaattttagcattttcgaaacgcttacaaacaatctgttctacgatcactatttgatgtacttttgaatagttggccacttatctttgacagcctagttatcatagaacttgaatacggtctcaaatctcttagcgaatagcattttcacaaactgggaccatttttgtaatctaagtcagaaatttccatataacgttaaacgcctagaggtatgcaatgccctacaaatgttcgttattcaatcaattttgttcgattcatactccattatcaaagttaccccaaaacagaaaaccaactttcgattacatgaaaaattatagatccattaataataaatcttttggaaatctatcgactgcaatcgatagctaggatgccagtacttgttttaaaattataaattattattctttgaaacatcatgcataaatattcatgttttcttcgaaaaaactatcaaagttaccccgttttacggtaccagcTTATGAGGAACGATCTGTACTTCGTGCTTGAGGTGGCGATGGCTACAAAAACCTGGCCACTAATGGAACGCTTCAATGAGATATTGAGTCGCACGGCTGAGGGATTACTTCTATTGGTTCAGGAAACGCCGGAGTGTTTACCGGTATAATGACTATTACGTACAATCTGCCGCATTGAACTCCCATTTGCGGGAGCGAAATGAACCGAAAGCTCTGGCGCTAGAGGACGTGCTGGGAGCCCTGATCGTTTTAGCTTGTGGTTTATTTTGCGCGACGGTGAGATTTTTTCACGAGGTTTGGCTCCAAGGTGCAAATAAGGATTATCACTCACGCAAAACAAAGCCTTAGttcagtggtcctcagcctaactggTTATGCGGGCCACCACTTCACTCTTAAAACACGTCGCGGGCCACAAGCAGtaaataatatatatttataAGTCCGATCAAAACGACTCCAGAGTttctgtcgaccaaaaaattcgcTCGGCAGTTCTCTGTCAGTTTTTTCAGTGAGCTTTTCGACagttgttgttttgttttttttttgggtcgACTGGGTACTTCTGGAATATGCATTCATTTTGTGCTCTACAGTTAccgctttgattcaaattccggacactctattttgtatgggaaataatTCACCCGAAAAGTTATAGAATATGCTACTCTAAAGGCCCCACTGTGTTGCTCCGTTTTAATTATCGTATtttatagatatctatgaaaatttagaaTGCtcaatagagtgatgcaaattttgaaatgtttgctcccctatgcttaaacgatttcaattatggtaaatagcatcctccctaagtttgaagtgattcggaagaaatttgactgtgcacacgccatttgaagtttatatggagattactatggaaaacgccaatcttttgtgttcagccctctatctcttcatcataatattttatggaaaagtgaacaaattcttctaatgtgaaatccttccagctttaactttgtcgaagaccacattttgattgaacctcaggataaattgttattcatcatcatagaGTTGGTTTGCATTTTGTATGCTTCACCAAatattcggcaggcaacagtggtgctcctggaggaaagaatagatcaaagtaatccaggctactatgttctacagcaaaaaagcagtgt
It contains:
- the LOC110677944 gene encoding uncharacterized protein LOC110677944 isoform X2, which produces MWGEIYPNRTGNGIVGSVAERRADVGIGAISSWYHCYEYLSFSFAFERGGVTCLVPKPSELPRWKQIAMTFTTSSYGAMFVTFCFVVAMYMLIARFSVKSSFERTIAWNALNVLAIQLLQNSSIVRNRSVSEVLISVAILSLSLNLASIYSGKYASLRTIPMHKPAIDSKEDLAKSGMHWLQVHEAWSYDFRLSENPTEVNLRSTFQVYPVQKLHQMANEGNSAFALARLHNGHLMLGDWINADNIHKYRKTG
- the LOC110677944 gene encoding uncharacterized protein LOC110677944 isoform X1; the encoded protein is MWGEIYPNRTGNGIVGSVAERRADVGIGAISSWYHCYEYLSFSFAFERGGVTCLVPKPSELPRWKQIAMTFTTSSYGAMFVTFCFVVAMYMLIARFSVKSSFERTIAWNALNVLAIQLLQNSSIVRNRSVSEVLISVAILSLSLNLASIYSGKYASLRTIPMHKPAIDSKEDLAKSGMHWLQVHEAWSYDFRLSENVSYDRNTHTQCVLHILIFSANGGKSSFHFSSIPGSKTSPNGQRRKLSVCLGTTSQRSPDAGRLDQRG